From Methanocorpusculum vombati, one genomic window encodes:
- a CDS encoding Fic family protein has translation MKTDTSSSPPDADMQELAKEIQRINEYGNYYTYEELRYRVKPDAADRIWQMMKLARHLASQRLPFDPIEIRYVLTGEIARELYLCDQDLSRILDLGKKTLDTMSEYIIEAFSDEAIYSSRLEGAVTTELVAKNMLRKNIPPKTKDEQMIVNNHHAMQFIRDKKDILLTPEFLCELQRIVTTETLKDEHQSGTFRTTDDVAVVEGRSGKVVHYPPKAAELPALIQAVCDLANRDRENSTADSFVHPIIVGIALHFLIGYIHPFYDGNGRTARTLFYWYVLSRGYRLFEYIPISKIITQAPAQYRNAYTATEEDAMDLTYFIRYTIHCIQKAREKLTEHLHNERERISKADRLIDALPDLTKRQGQILRYMLKYKDEEFGIREIADRFSVAYQTARTDLMHLDARGYVRMKKRGKAQYYRVNTEHPFARE, from the coding sequence ATGAAAACAGATACTTCCTCATCCCCCCCTGATGCGGATATGCAGGAACTTGCAAAAGAGATACAGCGTATCAATGAGTATGGGAATTATTATACATACGAAGAGCTTCGCTACCGCGTAAAACCGGATGCTGCAGACCGGATATGGCAGATGATGAAACTTGCACGCCATCTCGCATCACAGCGGCTGCCCTTTGATCCAATTGAGATACGCTATGTACTGACCGGAGAAATTGCAAGAGAACTGTATCTGTGTGATCAGGATCTTTCCAGGATTTTGGATCTGGGAAAAAAAACACTCGACACAATGTCTGAGTACATCATTGAGGCATTCTCCGATGAAGCAATTTATTCCAGCAGACTGGAAGGCGCAGTAACTACGGAACTGGTCGCCAAAAATATGCTGCGGAAAAATATTCCTCCCAAAACAAAGGACGAACAGATGATTGTAAACAATCATCACGCAATGCAGTTTATCCGGGACAAAAAAGATATTTTGCTTACTCCTGAGTTTCTCTGTGAACTTCAGCGGATTGTAACAACCGAGACCCTGAAGGATGAGCATCAGTCAGGAACGTTTCGGACAACCGACGATGTTGCGGTTGTGGAAGGACGGTCGGGAAAAGTTGTTCACTATCCTCCGAAGGCAGCGGAGCTTCCCGCCCTCATTCAGGCTGTCTGCGATCTGGCGAACCGAGATCGGGAAAACAGTACTGCTGATTCATTTGTTCACCCGATCATTGTCGGGATTGCACTGCATTTCCTCATTGGGTACATCCATCCGTTTTACGATGGGAACGGTAGAACCGCGAGGACGCTGTTTTACTGGTATGTGCTTTCCCGGGGCTACCGGCTGTTTGAGTACATTCCGATCTCAAAAATTATCACCCAGGCTCCGGCACAGTACCGGAACGCTTACACTGCAACGGAAGAGGATGCAATGGATCTTACCTACTTTATCAGATATACTATCCACTGCATCCAAAAGGCACGGGAAAAACTCACTGAGCATCTGCACAATGAGAGAGAGAGGATAAGTAAAGCAGATCGTCTGATTGATGCTTTACCGGATCTGACAAAGCGGCAGGGACAGATCCTTCGGTATATGCTGAAGTATAAGGATGAGGAGTTCGGGATCCGGGAAATTGCAGACAGATTTTCCGTTGCCTATCAGACTGCAAGAACTGATCTGATGCATCTGGATGCACGGGGATATGTGCGGATGAAAAAACGGGGAAAAGCTCAGTATTACAGAGTGAATACAGAACACCCATTCGCCAGAGAGTAA
- a CDS encoding dicarboxylate/amino acid:cation symporter: MQLDIAPKTLTYRLSETAVTEISSLTAKTLKEGQIGADDAKNLQIAVEKVLLKWLAVLGEGSECTFRSGRRLGRQYITMAVPGPKVNPFGGEEDCVLTGGNSVQTLLANIGLVPSYHYVNGENQIALMPKRKKINPLIYLVCSVIAGLLAGLGCRMLPADISHAIGTGVVTPLFDTFIGVLIAIALPMMFLSLLWGIYSIGDTATLGNIGNKVIGRYFGRIYFTLVVCTVVCLFFFPVAISGGSQSAGEFQAIFAMLLSIIPANIVTPFAEGNTLQIIFLAVVFGLAMLILNKKIPAIVQFVGQANTLIQLVMEWITSLLPIIIFISILHLMLTDIENLGDLWKLFAVIVLCVIVNLLLMGGGVVLGRRISPVVLAKKLLPSFLIALTTASSAATFSTNMETCGKKFGISSRLVNFGVPLGTAFSRPGHAAIFFCVCLFMADYYAVPITLSWIFMAILTSGLLALAVPPVPGGGIACYSILFLQLGIPVEALGIAVVLEILLDFLSTALNMVAVPIDMVQVAAKLDMLDEEVLKNSSA, from the coding sequence ATGCAGCTCGACATTGCCCCAAAAACCCTCACCTACCGTCTTTCGGAAACCGCGGTCACCGAGATAAGCTCGCTCACCGCAAAGACCCTCAAAGAAGGACAGATCGGTGCTGACGACGCCAAGAACTTACAGATAGCCGTCGAGAAAGTTCTCCTCAAATGGCTCGCTGTCCTCGGCGAAGGAAGCGAATGCACCTTCCGCAGCGGACGACGGCTGGGCCGCCAGTACATCACCATGGCCGTTCCCGGCCCCAAAGTCAACCCCTTCGGCGGTGAAGAGGACTGCGTCTTAACCGGCGGAAACTCCGTGCAGACGCTCCTTGCAAACATCGGTCTTGTTCCGTCCTACCACTACGTCAACGGCGAAAACCAGATCGCCCTCATGCCGAAGCGGAAAAAGATCAACCCTCTCATCTATCTTGTCTGCTCCGTCATTGCCGGACTCCTTGCCGGACTCGGCTGCCGCATGCTTCCGGCAGACATCTCCCACGCTATCGGCACGGGAGTGGTCACCCCGCTCTTTGATACCTTTATCGGCGTCCTCATCGCAATCGCACTCCCCATGATGTTCCTCTCGCTTCTGTGGGGTATCTACAGTATCGGCGACACGGCAACCTTGGGCAACATCGGCAACAAAGTCATCGGCAGATACTTCGGGCGCATCTACTTCACCCTCGTCGTCTGTACGGTTGTATGCCTCTTCTTCTTCCCCGTAGCAATCTCCGGCGGGTCGCAGAGCGCCGGAGAGTTCCAGGCAATCTTTGCCATGCTCCTCTCCATCATCCCCGCAAACATCGTCACCCCCTTTGCCGAAGGAAACACCCTCCAGATCATCTTTCTTGCCGTCGTCTTCGGTCTTGCAATGCTCATTCTCAACAAAAAGATCCCCGCCATTGTGCAGTTCGTCGGCCAGGCAAACACCCTCATTCAGCTGGTCATGGAGTGGATCACCTCCCTTCTGCCGATCATCATCTTCATCAGCATTCTGCATCTCATGCTCACCGACATCGAAAACCTCGGCGACCTCTGGAAACTCTTCGCCGTCATTGTACTCTGTGTCATCGTCAATCTCCTCCTCATGGGAGGGGGCGTTGTTCTGGGAAGAAGAATCTCGCCGGTTGTCCTTGCCAAAAAACTTCTGCCGTCGTTCCTCATCGCCCTTACCACCGCATCCTCCGCCGCAACGTTTTCGACCAACATGGAAACCTGCGGCAAAAAATTCGGTATCTCCTCCCGGCTCGTCAACTTCGGGGTGCCGCTCGGCACCGCATTCTCCCGTCCGGGCCACGCGGCAATATTTTTCTGCGTCTGTCTCTTCATGGCAGACTACTATGCAGTTCCCATCACGCTCTCGTGGATTTTTATGGCAATCCTCACCTCAGGACTTCTGGCACTCGCCGTCCCGCCCGTTCCCGGCGGAGGAATCGCCTGTTACTCCATCCTCTTCCTCCAGCTCGGCATCCCGGTCGAAGCTCTCGGAATTGCCGTGGTGCTGGAGATTCTGCTTGACTTCCTCAGCACTGCCCTCAACATGGTGGCCGTTCCTATCGATATGGTTCAGGTCGCCGCAAAACTCGACATGCTCGACGAAGAGGTACTCAAAAACAGTTCTGCGTGA
- a CDS encoding chloride channel protein — MSEKKCESSFRKLILIGVTVGVISGFGAYLFFKGLEYSTAFVMEILFGADLPLEGQTAAEIAGWTAPPVVWLILPILCGGALLSGLIVYFFAPEAEGHGTDAAIRAYHGDGKIRWRVPIVKAVASIITISTGGSAGREGPTAQIAAGFGAFIADVLHLSPRERKIAIATGIGAGIGTIFKAPLGGAILAAEILYLRDFEADVVMPSFLASIIGYSIFGFFEGYAPIFGAASLVWSVAQIPLFLLLGVLAAGVGIFYVKTFYGTKAVFDRVAVRYHIPKYAKPVLGAFLIGVLIIALSYLSPEMMMVGLASLGSGYGFVQMAMYNMLPLSVLILLPIVKTVTTSLTIGSGSSGGVFAPGLAVGGFAGGAFGMFLHLILPELVPLASVPAFVIIGMLALFGGIAHAPIAIMIMVLEMTGDFSLFVPAMGAVAVAYMLIGKQTIFHEQRLCREEPEEYWDGRHTK, encoded by the coding sequence GTGAGCGAAAAGAAGTGTGAGAGTTCCTTTAGAAAACTGATTCTGATTGGGGTGACGGTCGGTGTCATCTCAGGATTTGGGGCGTATCTCTTCTTCAAAGGTCTTGAGTACAGCACAGCATTTGTCATGGAGATTCTCTTCGGTGCAGACCTTCCCCTCGAAGGTCAGACTGCGGCAGAGATTGCCGGATGGACAGCCCCGCCAGTTGTCTGGCTGATTCTTCCTATCCTCTGCGGAGGCGCTCTCCTCTCCGGCCTCATCGTGTACTTCTTCGCCCCGGAAGCCGAGGGCCACGGAACCGACGCGGCGATTCGGGCGTATCACGGCGACGGAAAAATCCGCTGGCGGGTTCCGATCGTCAAGGCAGTTGCTTCCATCATTACGATCTCAACCGGAGGGTCTGCGGGGCGGGAAGGGCCGACCGCCCAGATAGCCGCAGGGTTCGGGGCGTTTATTGCAGACGTGCTGCACCTCTCGCCGCGCGAACGAAAAATAGCGATTGCAACCGGTATCGGTGCGGGTATCGGTACGATCTTCAAAGCTCCGCTCGGCGGCGCAATTCTCGCCGCCGAGATTTTGTATCTGCGAGACTTTGAGGCGGACGTGGTTATGCCGTCCTTCCTTGCATCCATCATCGGTTATTCCATTTTTGGGTTCTTTGAAGGGTACGCGCCGATCTTCGGTGCGGCTTCGCTCGTCTGGTCGGTCGCACAGATTCCGCTCTTTCTTCTCCTCGGCGTCCTTGCCGCAGGGGTCGGCATATTTTATGTGAAAACATTTTACGGAACAAAGGCGGTCTTCGACCGGGTCGCCGTTCGGTATCACATTCCAAAATATGCAAAGCCGGTTCTGGGTGCATTCCTGATCGGTGTTCTGATCATTGCTCTATCGTATCTTTCGCCGGAGATGATGATGGTGGGACTGGCCAGTCTTGGCAGCGGATACGGGTTTGTGCAGATGGCGATGTACAATATGCTGCCGCTGTCGGTTCTGATTCTTCTGCCGATTGTAAAAACCGTGACCACCTCCCTTACGATCGGGTCGGGCAGCAGCGGCGGGGTGTTTGCACCCGGGCTTGCGGTCGGCGGGTTTGCGGGCGGGGCGTTCGGGATGTTTCTGCATCTGATTCTGCCGGAACTTGTGCCGCTTGCGAGTGTGCCGGCATTTGTGATCATCGGGATGCTTGCTCTGTTCGGCGGGATTGCCCATGCTCCGATTGCGATTATGATTATGGTTCTTGAGATGACCGGGGACTTTTCGCTGTTTGTTCCGGCAATGGGGGCGGTGGCTGTTGCGTATATGTTGATCGGCAAACAGACGATCTTCCATGAACAGCGTCTGTGCCGGGAGGAACCGGAGGAGTACTGGGACGGACGGCACACGAAGTGA